One stretch of Podospora bellae-mahoneyi strain CBS 112042 chromosome 2, whole genome shotgun sequence DNA includes these proteins:
- a CDS encoding hypothetical protein (EggNog:ENOG503PEWV; COG:S), which yields MASASVFSSGQTSWLEFPVEPSQEHQFSKQETSTRVRLECYTRTSDGEEPGTKVISSIQLRRWLPEILAQLGGMLCLIAIFVLLWRADNRPSEEMYLGVTLNTILAFLTSLAKVAFLVPIAEGLAQLKWIWFLSPVGRPAKHRPLLDFQVFDDAMRGGIGGVRLLVGFKGILASFGALIMLSGLFTSTLTQQAITYDVRKALSLQANDTAAVDRATTFSTYDGNMLALTPYDTLREQRAIFEGFFTPSTERVTELRANCSSGDCIWPAYGSLAVCGGVANLSTVNNPALHDRLRKTTEKRLQLLLQTSNITAGSAGYGNFYTAIDKVFPVIIGLLDEPTRAFNQSVTDLIVSDSFIAYTEEMVSTSSDADALTEMMSKVKYLELAFWWCTKTYETEVTQGQSVTREVSTLSQVTSELNNTLNVAWDPKFYPCYSTGQCNDTYGGAEFTLERPPNAEDSVDFTINVWTSLTASMLLASTMLDSLLMDRTRGVVASNGGGSAKAFAFSLLGDFLTTELPPPEKRLADIQTVMTNAARSMTNLVRAGTTRLSRPESVVQGSVYAPQAFVRIRWEWMGMLTTQLVLTTLFLILTVAATYMSRVQVIKSSSLATLCALDDETRQDIGGIGDGVDKLEQKAKKVSVRLERSRHGDIEDSAGRPGLWLGTPKQERFESRT from the exons ATGGCGAGCGCAAGCGTCTTCTCAAGTGGACAAACATCTTGGCTGGAATTTCCGGTAGAACCTTCTCAGGAACACCAATTCTCGAAGCAGGAGACCAGCACCAGAGTGAGGTTAGAGTGCTATACGAGAACcagtgatggggaggagccAGGGACGAAGGTAATCTCTTCGATCCAGTTGAGAAGATGGTTACCGGAAATACTGGCCCAGCTGGGCGGAATGCTGTGTCTTATCG CTATATTCGTCCTTTTGTGGCGTGCTGACAACCGACCCTCCGAGGAGATGTATCTGGGCGTCACTCTAAACACCATCCTAGCCTTCTTGACTTCCCTAGCCAAAGTGGCTTTTCTGGTGCCCATCGCGGAGGGTTTGGCACAACTGAAATGGATTTGGTTTCTGTCTCCTGTCGGTCGGCCAGCTAAACACCGACCGCTACTTGATTTCCAAGTGTTCGATGATGCGATGAGGGGTGGAATCGGCGGCGTGCGGCTGCTAGTCGGATTCAAGGG GATACTTGCTTCATTTGGTGCCTTGATTATGCTTAGCGGGCTCTTCACATCGACACTTACCCAGCAAGCCATAACGTACGATGTACGGAAAGCTCTGTCACTTCAGGCCAACGATACCGCCGCCGTGGACAGAGCGACCACGTTTTCAACCTATGATGGAAACATGTTGGCTCTGA CACCGTACGACACTCTGCGAGAGCAGCGAGCCATCTTCGAGGGGTTCTTTACCCCTTCCACCGAGAGAGTGACGGAACTGAGAGCTAATTGCTCATCCGGTGACTGCATCTGGCCAGCCTACGGCAGTCTTGCcgtttgtggtggtgtggcaaACCTGTCAACAGTCAACAACCCTGCGCTCCACGACCGTCTCAGAAAGACAACTGAAAAGCGTCTTCAACTCCTTCTTCAGACCAGCAACATCACAGCGGGCTCAGCCGGTTACGGGAACTTTTACACCGCCATCGACAAGGTGTTTCCCGTCATTATTGGATTGTTGGATGAGCCCACCAGGGCATTCAACCAATCGGTAACTGATTTGATCGTCAGCGACAGTTTCATTGCTTATACAGAAGAGATGGTTAGCACTTCCTCTGACGCTGACGCATTGACTGAGATGATGTCAAAGGTCAAGTACTTGGAATTGGCGTTCTGGTGGTGTACCAAAACATATGAGACAGAAGTCACCCAGGGTCAGTCTGTGACAAGAGAAGTTTCGACCTTATCGCAGGTCACCAGTGAACTAAACAACACACTGAATGTGGCATGGGACCCCAAGTTCTATCCTTGCTATTCCACGGGCCAGTGTAACGACACTTATGGGGGGGCCGAATTCACCTTGGAAAGGCCACCGAATGCGGAGGATTCTGTCGACTTTACGATAAATGTTTGGACTTCATTAACGGCGTCCATGTTACTAGCGTCGACAATGCTGGACTCGTTGCTGATGGATAGAACTCGAGGGGTGGTTGCTTCGAACGGTGGAGGGTCAGCTAAGGCATTTGCCTTTTCTCTGCTGGGAGACTTCTTGACGACCGAGTTACCTCCTCCCGAAAAGCGACTCGCCGATATCCAGACTGTGATGACCAATGCGGCGCGCTCGATGACAAACCT TGTGAGAGCGGGTACGACTCGACTGTCCAGGCCTGAAAGCGTTGTCCAGGGCAGTGTATACGCCCCTCAGGCGTTTGTCAGAATTCGATGGGAGTGGATGGGCATGCTTACTACGCAACTGGTGTTGACAACCCTGTTTCTCATTCTGACTGTCGCAGCGACGTACATGTCGCGTGTGCAGGTGATCAAGAGCTCAAGTCTGGCGACGCTTTGCGCACTGGATGACGAGACGCGACAGGATATCGGAGGTATCGGGGATGGCGTGGACAAGTTGGAGCAAAAGGCGAAGAAAGTGTCAGTGCGACTCGAAAGGAGCAGACATGGTGACATCGAGGATTCAGCAGGTAGACCTGGTCTTTGGCTGGGGACACCAAAGCAAGAGCGTTTTGAATCAAGGACTTGA
- a CDS encoding hypothetical protein (EggNog:ENOG503P3QQ; COG:S), which produces MKAFTLLALAGSALALPASTGVLEQRQSAVQVTDELMYGISLPAFTARRNARNPPTLDWTSDGCTSSPDNPLNFPFVPACHRHDFGYHNYRAQNRFTESGKLRIDNNFKTDLYYQCSTVSLSGVCRSLADVYYAAVRAFGGGDATPGKRETHDELVKEYEEKLAIYNALVAQAEADGLIPAQA; this is translated from the exons ATGAAggccttcaccctcctcgccctcgcggGGTCAGCTCTGGCCCTCCCAGCCAGCACCGGCGTCCTCGAGCAGAGACAGTCCGCGGTCCAAGTCACCGACGAGCTCATGTACGGCATCAGCCTCCCCGCGTTCACCGCCCGCCGCAACGCCCGCAACCCCCCTACCCTGGACTGGACCTCTGACGGCTGCACTTCCTCCCCTGACAACCCGCTCAACTTCCCCTTCGTCCCCGCCTGCCACAGACACGACTTTGGCTACCACAACTACCGCGCTCAGAACCGCTTCACGGAGAGCGGCAAGCTCAGGATTGACAACAACTTCAAGACTGA CTTGTACTACCAGTGCAGCACTGTGTCTTTATCTGGCGTTTGCAGGAGTCTTGCGGATGTGTATTATGCTGCTGTAAGGGCTTTCGGTGGCGGTGATGCTACGCCGGGCAAGCGGGAGACTCATGATGAGCTGGTGAAGGAGTATGAGGAGAAGTTGGCGATTTACAACGCGCTGGTTGCTCaggcggaggcggatggGTTGATTCCTGCTCAGGCTTAA
- a CDS encoding hypothetical protein (EggNog:ENOG503P0XZ; COG:G): MLVYCTPSIKIEVTRSMMGQTSPDTIPLPMAQGNSEVDEKALRAHPISGSALVESQQFGKSLWEKTGKLTVKLPDATLKDYFLKCVTWVCPKTICLGKIANKEGSYFLLVEFRHIARQPAEPTKLASHLADMHLRCVSPTGKFGFHIATCHTKIIQVIDVWDDSWCVVFRRHLGHITSLASPVFQWPEFDIVSRVVLGKVVPRLLLPLQSDGRVQKPSLVHGDCWDGNTAVDRKSGEAFIFDACSFHRHNEHYTGNWRAPRHNLSGKAHIENYELHFPVSEPVEDWDARNQLYSLPYNLGNVIYVPESSQRQVYENSLYSNLS, translated from the exons ATGCTGGTATATTGCACTCCCAGTATCAAGATTGAAGTTACTCGATCCATGATGGGGCAGACTTCCCCTGACACTATTCCTCTCCCGATGGCTCAGGGTAACTCTGAAGTCGACGAAAAAGCCCTCAGAG CACACCCAATTTCCGGATCGGCCCTTGTTGAATCTCAGCAGTTCGGCAAGTCTCTTTGGGAGAAAACAGGCAAACTGACTGTGAAGCTCCCTGATGCGACATTGAAGGACTACTTTCTCAAG TGCGTCACCTGGGTTTGTCCCAAAACCATATGCCTGGGGAAGATTGCGAATAAAGAAGGGAGTTACTTTCTTCTTGTGGAGTTCCGCCACATAGCGCGGCAG CCCGCTGAACCGACAAAGTTGGCCAGTCACCTGGCTGACATGCACCTGCGTTGTGTCTCACCCACTGGAAAATTCGGCTTTCATATTGCCACCTGCCACACCAAAATCATTCAAGTCATCGACGTGTGGGATGATTCATGGTGTGTCGTTTTCCGCCGTCACCTAGGACACATTACCAGCTTGGCATCGCCCGTCTTTCAATGGCCCGAGTTCGACATTGTTTCCCGTGTGGTTCTCGGCAAAGTGGTTCCTCGTCTTCTACTGCCACTTCAATCAGACGGTAGAGTGCAGAAACCCAGCCTGGTTCACGGGGACTGCTGGGATGGTAATACCGCGGTGGACAGGAAGTCGGGAGAGGCTTTCATTTTTGATGCATGCTCATTTCACCGACACAATGAGCACTATACGGGCAACTGGCGAGCCCCTCGGCATAATCTGAGTGGTAAAGCACACATTGAGAATTACGAGCTCCACTTTCCAGTTTCAGAGCCAG TCGAGGATTGGGATGCTCGAAACCAACTGTATTCACTGCCGTACAACCTAGGCAATGTCATCTATGTTCCTGAATCAAGTCAGAGACAAGT ATATGAGAACTCACTGTACTCTAATTTGTCATGA